Within the Emticicia oligotrophica DSM 17448 genome, the region TGCTTTTGAGAATTTCCTTAAACCAAAATGTATAGTTCTGAGGATTTTGTGATACATCGTCAAGAAGAGCATCAACCGAAACCCACTTATAATCAGCTACTTCTTCAGGGTTTACGATAAATGATTCATTGTAAGTACCTACAAAAACGTGGTCAACTTCGTGTTCAATCAAACCGTTTTCGAATACTGTACGATATTGAAATTTATACAAGAACTCAAGTGATGTATCAAAACCCATTTCTTCGCCTAAACGACGGTGTGCCGCCTCGCTGATTCCTTCATTA harbors:
- the idi gene encoding isopentenyl-diphosphate Delta-isomerase, translated to MTNIIIVNEHDEEIGTGEKLLVHQKGWLHRAFSILVFNDNNELLIHQRTSHKYHSGDLWTNTCCGHPNANEGISEAAHRRLGEEMGFDTSLEFLYKFQYRTVFENGLIEHEVDHVFVGTYNESFIVNPEEVADYKWVSVDALLDDVSQNPQNYTFWFKEILKSSAFMSYVTANLVLA